A window from Nitrosopumilus adriaticus encodes these proteins:
- a CDS encoding reverse transcriptase-like protein: MGISVYVDGSGGPNGGFGFFVKETGESFYEKKPDITNNQAEYMAIISALNKFVNSDDEITIYSDSKNTVNQLNHEFAINNEQLRDLAREAWNVIGKFSNLSIIWIPRKENLAGKMLGS, encoded by the coding sequence ATGGGAATTAGTGTTTACGTAGATGGCTCTGGAGGCCCAAATGGTGGTTTTGGATTTTTCGTAAAAGAAACTGGAGAATCATTTTATGAAAAAAAACCAGACATTACAAACAATCAGGCTGAATACATGGCAATAATTTCTGCGTTGAACAAATTTGTTAATTCCGATGATGAAATTACAATTTACAGTGATTCTAAAAATACCGTAAATCAACTCAATCATGAATTTGCAATAAATAATGAACAACTTCGAGATCTCGCACGTGAAGCTTGGAATGTAATAGGCAAATTTTCAAATCTTTCAATCATTTGGATTCCACGAAAAGAGAATCTGGCAGGAAAGATGTTGGGAAGCTAA
- a CDS encoding ArsR/SmtB family transcription factor, translating into MANDPDAKRLLWFVFAGSRGGLNRLKIISKLKEKPFNTNQLAKEMNLDYKAIQHHIRVLEKNNMVTKVGEKYGVAYFISNFLEVNMETFEEIEAKLDKSK; encoded by the coding sequence ATGGCAAATGATCCTGATGCAAAAAGACTACTTTGGTTTGTTTTTGCAGGATCTCGAGGCGGATTAAATCGATTAAAAATTATTTCAAAATTAAAGGAAAAACCATTCAATACTAATCAACTAGCTAAAGAGATGAATTTAGATTACAAAGCTATTCAGCATCACATTAGGGTTCTTGAAAAGAATAACATGGTTACAAAAGTTGGGGAAAAATATGGTGTTGCATACTTTATCTCTAACTTTCTTGAAGTAAATATGGAGACATTTGAAGAAATTGAAGCAAAATTGGACAAAAGTAAATAA